From the Cryptomeria japonica chromosome 2, Sugi_1.0, whole genome shotgun sequence genome, one window contains:
- the LOC131859972 gene encoding uncharacterized protein LOC131859972 yields MEEQVKLIRKRLAEANDRQKSYADAKRTPRQFIVGEKVLPRVKPNKSSIKFGKSFKLVPQYARPFEVVEIINLVAYKIGLTPTLAWLHDVFHVSYLKKYVSNIVHMIDWNSLQVQDPRVVMIEPIRVLEVRK; encoded by the coding sequence ATGGAGGAGCAAGTTAAGCTGATCAGAAAAAGGTTAGCAGAAGCTAATGATCGGCAGAAAAGCTATGCAGATGCAAAGCGTACTCCTAGACAGTTTATAGTGGGAGAGAAAGTGCTTCCACGAGTTAAACCAAACAAAAGTAGTATAAAATTTGGAAAGTCTTTCAAACTGGTTCCACAATATGCGAGACCTTTTGAAGTTGTAGAAATTATTAACCTAGTTGCATACAAAATTGGTCTAACACCAACTCTTGCATGGttgcatgatgtatttcatgtttctTATTTGAAAAAGTATGTTTCAAATATTGTACATATGATTGACTGGAACTCCTTGCAGGTACAGGACCCAAGAGTTGTCATGATCGAGCCAATCAGGGTGCTCGAGGTACGTAAGTAG